A region of Arabidopsis thaliana chromosome 5, partial sequence DNA encodes the following proteins:
- the EMB2773 gene encoding PHD finger family protein (EMBRYO DEFECTIVE 2773 (EMB2773); FUNCTIONS IN: binding, zinc ion binding; INVOLVED IN: centromere complex assembly, sister chromatid cohesion, embryo development ending in seed dormancy, meiotic sister chromatid cohesion; EXPRESSED IN: 25 plant structures; EXPRESSED DURING: 13 growth stages; CONTAINS InterPro DOMAIN/s: Zinc finger, PHD-type, conserved site (InterPro:IPR019786), Zinc finger, RING-type (InterPro:IPR001841), Armadillo-like helical (InterPro:IPR011989), Zinc finger, PHD-type (InterPro:IPR001965), Zinc finger, FYVE/PHD-type (InterPro:IPR011011), Armadillo-type fold (InterPro:IPR016024), Zinc finger, PHD-finger (InterPro:IPR019787); Has 30201 Blast hits to 17322 proteins in 780 species: Archae - 12; Bacteria - 1396; Metazoa - 17338; Fungi - 3422; Plants - 5037; Viruses - 0; Other Eukaryotes - 2996 (source: NCBI BLink).) — protein MSNPSSSGLGSSSGLTHFGIGLANTVQSEVTPYLPLPSLPIFCGAAEPGEFKLFDEVGQGSGYRSLDRSEILAQSSRIANMLHETDVSYLDLRNEARAPDCNSGEHFQLYDLVLRCNPGAFEYVTPGPTCDPLFTNEGPQKIISEPSVPVKMQRQTDTHLARSIEPEPVKRVLRPNHVEDHSWQHETLTNQSPKDVTAYDSRPETITMNELSASKKPKGKKKRKDDLSSVQPDPSVLQESIVQNFCEMLEDFCGRAEVPGDDRDEAEWSSVPVDEVRVLINELMTIRSKMLLHMVPVDILSRLLRTLDHQIHRAEGLSIYSEHSDSDSVLLVLGALESIHASLAVMANSDMPKQLYKEEIIERILEFSRHQMMAVMSAYDPSYRTGSKPAENLAFEGDDDDDNPDHDMGSASKRRRIVKNSKVKKASVNRISGAVNTALQKLCTILGLLKDLLLVERLSDSCILQLLKTSITTFLVENIQILQLKAISLIGGIYNSYSQHRTYVIDEISQLLWKLPSSKRALRAYLLPDEEQRQIQMVTALLIQLVHNSTSLPETSRQAASGNSILETSVDVGYLTKCHEAATETCCLFWTRVLERFTSFKGQDASEIKLIIENLVMDLLTALNLPEYPSVSPILEVLCVILLHNAGLKSKDVSARIMAIELLGTIAARLKRDAVLCSKDRFWTLLESDSEISVDQVCTKDCTFCLGKRAGNLLVCQICQRRFHGDCLGLKELDISSRNWHCPLCVCKRQLLVLQSYCKTDTKGTGKLESEESIENPSMITKTEVVQQMLLNYLQDVGSADDVHTFICWFYLCLWYKDVPKSQNKFKYYIARLKAKSIIRNSGATTSFLTRDAIKQITLALGMNSSFSRGFDKILNMLLASLRENAPNIRAKALRAVSIIVEADPEVLCDKRVQLAVEGRFCDSAISVREAALELVGRHIASHPDVGIKYFEKVAERIKDTGVSVRKRAIKIIRDMCTSNPNFSEFTSACAEILSRISDDESSVQDLVCKTFYEFWFEEPPGHHTQFASDASSIPLELEKKTKQMVGLLSRTPNQQLLVTIIKRALALDFFPQAAKAAGINPVALASVRRRCELMCKCLLEKILQVEEMSREEGEVQVLPYVLVLHAFCLVDPGLCTPASDPTKFVITLQPYLKSQADSRTGAQLLESIIFIIDSVLPLIRKLPLSVTEDLEQDLKHMIVRHSFLTVVHACVRCLCSVSKLAGKGVSIVEHLLQFFFKRLEAQGSDNTQIAGRSLFCLGLLIRHGNSLISTSGGKNFNLSGCLNLFKRHLRTEDIALKVRSLQALGFILIARPEYMLEEDIGKIIETTLADEANGRMKMQALQNMYEYLLDAEKQLGSEKASDNTVNSVEQGGHNVPVAAGAGDTNICGGIVQLFWDKILGRCLDFDDQIRQTSLKIVEVVLRQGLVHPITCVPYLIALETDPQEANQKLAHHLLMNMHEKYPAFFESRLGDGLQMSFIFMQSISQVTSEPNQSLQQKGSTNMLGKNDHASSTLTQARLGVSRIYKLIRGNRVSRNKFMTSIVRKFDNPTWNGSVISFLKYCTETLALLPFTSPDEPLYLVYSINRVMQIRAGAVESNLKALLHKDSAKTQHGNGAYQQDPIPGHMNMMDLNTRIQEEPRHWNSYGHATLIDLNGSVYQDSRDQFTSYQVHNGKADVHKMTSSDPPELSTDDLQKIQVDCLAAIAIQLLLKLKRYLKVTYSLNDDRCQAYSPTEPLKPGDPLSRQSVAFDLSETRTDLPSTYQDLVQRYQEFKNAMREDTVDFTIYSTNVKRKRPTPRKTSRSAKKTVAYNEDDDDDDNDDRGWHGGGGRGAARRLNYSTRSSNRR, from the exons ATGAGCAATCCAAGCAGTTCCGGCTTGGGTTCAAGTTCAGGTTTGACTCATTTCGGGATCGGTTTGGCTAATACTGTTCAGTCGGAAGTTACTCCTTACTTGCCGCTACCGTCGTTACCTATATTCTGCGGTGCGGCCGAACCTGGAGAGTTCAAGTTGTTCGATGAGGTTGGCCAAGGTAGTGGCTACAGGTCGTTGGATCGCAGTGAGATTCTCGCGCAATCTAGTAGAATCGCAAATATGCTTCATGAGACTGACGTTTCTTACCT GGATCTTAGAAACGAGGCTAGGGCGCCCGATTGTAATTCTGGGGAGCATTTTCAGTTATATGACCTAGTTCTACGATGCAATCCTGGAGCATTTGAGTATGTTACCCCCG GTCCGACCTGCGATCCACTCTTTACCAATGAAGGGCCTCAAAAGATAATTTCTGAACCAAGTGTTCCTGTCAAGATGCAGCGACAGACGGATACTCATTTAGCTAGGAGTATCGAACCTGAACCTGTGAAAAGGGTATTACGACCAAATCATGTTGAAGATCATAGTTGGCAGCACGAAACTCTGACAAACCAGTCACCGAAAGATGTTACTGCATATGACTCTCGGCCTGAAACGATCACCATGAAT GAACTTTCTGCTTCCAAAAAGccaaagggaaagaagaaacgTAAAGATGACTTGTCATCAGTTCAACCAGATCCATCTGTGCTGCAAG AGTCCATCGTACAAAACTTTTGTGAGATGTTGGAGGACTTCTGTGGCAGAGCTGAAGTCCCTGGTGATGATAGGGATGAAGCAGAGTGGTCATCAGTGCCCGTTGATGAAGTTCGTGTTCTTATAAATGAATTGATGACTATACGGTCAAAAATGCTTCTGCATATGGTACCTGTTGATATTCTATCAAGGTTACTGCGCACTCTGGATCATCAGATACACAGGGCAGAAGGCTTGTCCATTTATAGTGAACAT TCAGATTCAGATTCAGTGTTGTTGGTTCTTGGTGCCCTTGAGTCAATCCATGCATCGCTAGCAGTGATGGCCAACAGTGATATGCCAAAGCAGCTCTACAAGGAGGAG ATAATTGAGAGAATTCTGGAGTTTTCTAGGCACCAAATGATGGCTGTTATGTCTGCTTATGATCCATCATACCGCACTGGAAGTAAACCGGCAGAAAATTTGGCATTTGAAG gtgatgatgatgatgataatccAGATCATGACATGGGGTCAGCCAGCAAAAGGCGGCGCATAGTAAAAAACAGCAAAGTAAAGAAGGCGTCAGTAAACAG GATCTCTGGAGCAGTAAATACTGCACTACAGAAACTTTGCACTATTCTTGGCTTACTCAAGGACCTGTTGTTGGTAGAAAGGTTGTCTGACAGTTGCATTTTACAACTGTTGAAGACAAGTATTACAACATTTCTAGTggaaaatatccaaattctGCAACTTAAAGCAATTAGCTTAATCGGTGGT ATTTATAATTCATATTCTCAACACCGAACATATGTGATAGATGAAATATCTCAATTGCTCTGGAAGTTACCTTCCTCGAAACGAGCATTGAGAGCGTATCTTCTCCCTGATGAAGAACAGAGGCAGATTCAAATGGTCACTGCTTTGCTCATTCAGTTGGTTCACAACAGCACAAGCCTTCCTGAAACCTCGAGACAGGCTGCCAGTGGAAACTCTATACTAGAGACCTCAGTTGATGTTGGCTACCTTACTAAGTGTCATGAAGCGGCTACAGAAACATGTTGCCTCTTCTGGACTCGTGTCCTTGAACGATTTACCAGTTTTAAGGGTCAGGACGCTTCTGAGATAAAATTGATTATTGAGAATCTTGTTATGGACTTACTGACAGCATTAAATCTTCCTGAATATCCGTCTGTGTCTCCTATTCTTGAG GTTCTCTGTGTCATACTGCTACATAATGCAGGGTTGAAATCAAAAGATGTCTCTGCTCGAATAATGGCCATTGAGTTGCTAGGTACAATAGCTGCAAGGTTGAAACGTGATGCTGTCCTCTGCAGTAAAGACAGATTCTGGACGTTACTAGAGTCAGATAGTGAAATTAGCGTTGATCAAGTTTGCACAAAAGATTGCACATTTTGTTTAGGTAAAAGGGCTGGGAACTTATTGGTCTGTCAAATTTGTCAAAGGCGGTTTCATGGTGACTGTTTGGGTTTAAAGGAACTAGACATTTCAAGTCGAAATTGGCACTGTCCGCTTTGTGTATGCAAGAGGCAACTTCTTGTACTACAGTCTTATTGCAAGACTGACACCAAGGGTACTGGTAAGTTGGAATCAGAAGAAAGCATCGAAAATCCAAGTATGATTACAAAGACCGAAGTTGTGCAACAGATGCTCTTGAATTACCTTCAGGATGTAGGATCAGCTGATGATGTGCATACTTTCATTTGCTG GTTTTATCTGTGCCTTTGGTATAAAGATGTCCCAAAATCTCagaataaattcaaatattacaTTGCCAGACTGAAAGCAAAGTCAATAATCCGTAACTCTGGAGCAACTACTTCGTTCTTGACAAGAGATGCTATCAAGCAGATTACTTTAGCCCTTGGAATGAATAGTTCCTTTTCCAGAGGATTTGATAAGATTCTGAACATGCTCCTG GCTAGTTTAAGAGAGAACGCTCCCAACATTAGGGCTAAAGCTTTGCGAGCA GTTAGTATAATTGTTGAAGCTGATCCAGAGGTACTGTGTGATAAGCGTGTTCAGTTGGCTGTTGAGGGAAGGTTTTGTGATTCTGCAATATCTGTTAGAGAAGCAGCACTGGAACTTGTTGGTAGGCATATTGCATCACATCCTGATGTTGGTATAAAG TACTTTGAGAAGGTCGCTGAGAGGATTAAGGATACTGGAGTGAGTGTTCGAAAACGAGCCATCAAGATAATACGTGACATGTGTACTTCAAATCCCAACTTCTCTGAATTTACAAGTGCGTGCGCTGAGATATTATCTCGTATCAGTGATGATGAGTCTAGTGTTCAG GATCTTGTGTGCAAAACTTTCtatgaattttggtttgagGAACCTCCAGGGCATCATACTCAGTTTGCTAGTGATGCTAGCTCCATTCCACTGGAACTGGAGAAGAAAACCAAGCAAATGGTAGGGTTGTTAAGCAGGACCCCAAATCAACAGCTGCTTGTAACAATTATTAAGCGTGCCCTGGCCCTGGATTTTTTTCCTCAAGCAGCTAAAGCTGCTGGTATTAACCCAGTTGCTCTTGCATCAGTACGCAGGCGCTGCGAGCTGATGTGCAAGTGCTTACTGGAAAAAATATTACAG GTAGAAGAAATGAGCCGTGAAGAAGGAGAGGTGCAAGTACTTCCTTATGTACTTGTTTTGCATGCTTTCTGTCTGGTGGATCCTGGGCTGTGTACACCGGCTTCAGACCCTACTAAGTTTGTCATCACCCTACAGCCATATCTGAAGAGTCAG GCTGATAGTAGAACAGGAGCACAGTTACTGGAGagtattattttcattatcgATTCTGTCCTACCCTTGATCCGCAAGCTGCCTCTAAGTGTCACAGAAGATCTGGAACAGGATCTAAAGCATATGATTGTTCGGCATTCGTTTCTAACTGTTGTGCATGCTTGCGTTAG GTGTCTTTGTTCTGTGAGTAAATTGGCGGGGAAAGGTGTTAGCATAGTTGAGCATCTTCTTCAGTTCTTTTTTAAGCGGCTGGAGGCCCAAGGTTCCGATAACACACAG ATTGCTGGGCGGTCCCTTTTTTGTCTTGGCTTGCTTATTCGCCATGGAAACTCTCTTATTAGTACCTCAGGTGGCAAGAATTTCAATCTCTCTGGCTgtcttaatttgtttaaacGACATCTCCGAACGGAAGATATTGCTTTGAAAGTCAGGTCGCTGCAG GCTTTAGGATTCATCCTAATTGCACGACCTGAGTACATGTTGGAAGAAGACATTGGAAAGATAATCGAGACTACATTAGCAGATGAAGCAAATGGGCGTATGAAG ATGCAAGCATTACAAAACATGTATGAATACCTTCTTGATGCGGAAAAACAATTGGGATCAGAGAAAGCCAGTGATAACACGGTTAACTCAGTTGAACAAGGTGGCCATAATGTACCTGTGGCCGCTGGTGCAGGTGACACCAACATTTGCGGAGGCATTGTGCAGTTGTTTTGGGATAAAATATTAGGTAGATGCTTGGACTTTGATGATCAAATTCGCCAGACCTCTCTCAAG ATAGTGGAAGTTGTACTACGTCAAGGCCTAGTGCATCCTATTACGTGTGTTCCTTATTTGATTGCCCTCGAGACAGATCCTCAAGAGGCCAACCAAAAGCTGGCCCATCATTTACTAATGAATATGCATGAGAA GTATCCGGCTTTTTTTGAGAGCCGTCTTGGTGACGGACTTCAAATGTCGTTTATCTTCATGCAATCCATCAGCCAGGTCACTTCAGAACCAAATCAAAGTCTTCAGCAAAAGGGTTCAACAAACATGTTGGGCAAAAATGATCATGCTAGTAGTACTCTCACCCAAGCTAGACTTGGAGTCTCTAGGATCTACAAGCTTATCCGTGGAAACCGGGTTTCTCGAAACAAATTTATGACTTCGATTGTTCGCAAGTTTGATAATCCAACCTGGAATGGCTCAGTAATATCGTTTCTGAA GTATTGCACTGAAACCCTTGCTTTACTTCCATTCACATCACCTGATGAACCACTCTATCTTGTATATTCCATAAACCGAGTTATGCAGATTCGGGCTGGAGCAGTTGAGTCAAATTTGAAGGCTTTGTTACATAAAGATTCCGCAAAGACTCAGCATGGAAATGGAGCATACCAACAAGATCCGATTCCCGGACATATGAACATGATGGATCTAAACACAAGAATCCAAGAAGAACCAAGACATTGGAATTCCTATGGCCATGCAACTCTAATTGACCTCAATGGATCAGTATACCAAGATTCAAGGGATCAGTTCACTTCATATCAAGTCCATAATGGGAAAGCAGATGTGCACAAGATGACCTCATCTGATCCTCCTGAATTATCCACTGATGATCTGCAGAAAATTCAG GTTGATTGCTTAGCAGCTATAGCTATACAACTTCTTTTGAAGCTCAAGAGATACCTAAAAGTCACGTACAGCTTAAATGATGACCGGTGCCAA GCCTATTCTCCAACGGAACCATTGAAGCCAGGAGATCCTCTCTCCAGACAAAGCGTTGCCTTTGACCTCAGCGAAACTCGCACTGACTTACCTTCAACATATCAAGACTTAGTTCAGAGATATCAG gaGTTTAAGAACGCAATGAGAGAAGATACGGTTGACTTCACCATCTATTCAACAAACGTCAAGAGAAAACGCCCAACGCCAAGGAAAACTTCAAGATCTGCTAAAAAAACAGTGGCCTAcaacgaagatgatgatgatgacgacaaTGATGACAGAGGATGgcatggaggaggaggaagaggagctGCTCGGAGACTAAATTACAGCACCAGAAGTAGCAACAGAAGGTAA